A stretch of the Arthrobacter sp. PAMC 25486 genome encodes the following:
- the uvrB gene encoding excinuclease ABC subunit UvrB, which translates to MSLAQEINRVVAPFEVISEFKPAGDQPAAIKELTERINNGEKDVVLLGATGTGKSATTAWLIEQVQRPTLVMVQNKTLAAQLANEFRELLPNNAVEYFVSYYDYYQPEAYVPQSDTFIEKDSSVNEEVERLRHSATNALLTRRDVIVVATVSCIYGLGTPEEYVAGMVTLTRGDQMNRDDLLRKFVSMQYTRNDIDFHRGTFRVRGDTVEIIPMYEEQAIRVEFFGDEIENIYTLHPLTGEIIREENEMYVFPASHYVAGPERMARAVKQIEDELASRTKELESQNKLLEAQRLRMRTTYDLEMMEQMGFCNGIENYSRHIDGRDQGSAPHCLIDYFPDDFLLVIDESHVTVPQIGAMYEGDMSRKRTLVDHGFRLPSAMDNRPLKWDEFQERIGQTVYLSATPGKYELGVSDGYVQQIIRPTGLIDPEIIVKPSQDQINDLLGEIRKRTEKNERVLVTTLTKRMSEDLTDYLLGNGIKVQYLHSDVDTLRRVELLRELRMGVFDVLVGINLLREGLDLPEVSLVSILDADKEGFLRSSTSLIQTIGRAARNVSGEVHMYADRVTASMQFAIDETNRRREIQVSYNKDHGIDPQPLRKKIADITDQLAREDADTAALLEEARLRREGAAKGGKKKASAGAVSRPAAELISLIEELTAQMHGAAADLHFELAARLRDEVGDLKKELRQMREAGHA; encoded by the coding sequence ATGAGTCTTGCGCAAGAGATCAACCGTGTTGTGGCCCCCTTTGAAGTCATCAGCGAATTCAAGCCTGCCGGCGACCAGCCGGCCGCCATCAAGGAGCTCACCGAACGCATCAACAACGGCGAAAAGGACGTGGTGCTGCTGGGCGCCACAGGTACGGGAAAATCCGCCACCACCGCCTGGTTGATCGAGCAGGTGCAGCGGCCCACCCTTGTCATGGTGCAAAACAAGACCCTTGCAGCGCAGCTGGCCAACGAGTTCAGGGAACTGCTGCCCAACAACGCCGTTGAGTATTTTGTTTCCTACTATGACTACTACCAGCCCGAGGCTTACGTTCCGCAGTCGGACACCTTCATTGAGAAGGACTCCTCGGTCAACGAAGAAGTTGAACGCCTGCGGCACTCCGCCACGAATGCGCTGCTGACCCGGCGCGACGTCATCGTGGTCGCCACCGTGTCCTGCATCTACGGCCTGGGCACGCCGGAAGAATACGTTGCGGGCATGGTCACCCTGACACGCGGGGACCAGATGAACCGCGATGACCTGCTGCGCAAGTTTGTCAGCATGCAGTACACGCGCAATGACATTGACTTCCACCGTGGGACTTTCCGCGTGCGCGGCGACACCGTGGAAATCATCCCCATGTATGAAGAACAGGCCATCCGGGTCGAGTTCTTTGGCGACGAGATCGAGAACATCTACACCCTGCACCCGCTGACGGGGGAGATCATCCGCGAAGAAAACGAGATGTACGTCTTCCCGGCCTCGCACTACGTGGCAGGGCCGGAGCGCATGGCGCGGGCCGTCAAGCAGATTGAGGACGAGCTGGCCAGCCGCACCAAGGAACTTGAGAGCCAAAACAAGCTGCTTGAGGCCCAGCGGTTGCGCATGCGCACCACCTACGATCTTGAAATGATGGAGCAGATGGGCTTCTGCAACGGTATCGAGAACTACTCTCGGCACATTGACGGCCGCGACCAGGGCAGCGCCCCGCACTGCCTGATCGACTACTTCCCGGACGACTTCCTGCTCGTCATCGACGAGTCCCACGTGACGGTTCCGCAGATCGGCGCCATGTATGAGGGTGACATGTCCCGCAAGCGCACCCTCGTGGACCATGGTTTCCGACTGCCCTCCGCCATGGACAACAGGCCGCTGAAGTGGGATGAGTTCCAGGAGCGCATCGGGCAAACCGTCTACCTCTCGGCAACCCCCGGCAAATATGAACTGGGCGTCTCCGACGGCTACGTGCAGCAGATCATCCGCCCCACCGGGCTGATCGACCCCGAAATCATCGTCAAGCCCTCCCAGGACCAGATCAATGACCTGCTGGGGGAGATCCGCAAGCGCACGGAAAAGAACGAACGTGTCCTCGTCACCACACTGACGAAACGCATGTCGGAGGATCTCACCGACTACCTGCTGGGCAACGGCATCAAGGTCCAGTACCTGCATTCCGACGTGGACACCCTGCGCCGCGTTGAACTGCTGCGGGAACTGCGCATGGGAGTCTTTGACGTGCTCGTGGGCATCAACCTGCTGCGTGAGGGCCTCGACCTGCCGGAAGTGTCTCTCGTGAGCATCCTGGACGCGGACAAGGAAGGCTTCCTGCGTTCCTCGACGTCGCTGATCCAGACGATTGGCCGTGCCGCCCGCAACGTCTCAGGCGAGGTGCACATGTATGCGGACAGGGTTACCGCGTCCATGCAATTCGCCATCGACGAGACGAACCGGCGGCGGGAAATCCAGGTCAGCTACAACAAGGACCACGGCATTGACCCGCAGCCTCTGCGCAAGAAGATCGCCGACATCACCGACCAGTTGGCACGGGAGGACGCCGACACGGCAGCCCTGCTCGAGGAGGCCCGGCTGAGGCGCGAAGGCGCCGCAAAGGGCGGCAAAAAGAAGGCCTCCGCCGGCGCCGTGTCCCGCCCGGCTGCCGAGCTGATCTCACTCATTGAGGAACTCACGGCACAGATGCACGGCGCCGCAGCCGACCTCCACTTTGAGCTGGCGGCACGGCTCCGTGACGAAGTGGGCGACCTGAAGAAGGAACTACGCCAAATGCGCGAAGCCGGCCACGCCTGA
- the coaE gene encoding dephospho-CoA kinase — translation MLSLGLTGGIAAGKSLLAARFRELGAVLIDADQLARDVVAPGTPGLGAVVQHFGAGVLLPDGSLDRPKLGAIVFGDAAAREALNGIVHPLVRAAAHDVKAGAGSGSIVVQDIPLLVETGQGANFHFVVVVQASEETRLARMMRDRGMSETDARARLAAQATDAERAAAADVLIINDGTPEEALAELDELWHTRLLPFAANLAAGVPAARAAADPTSHGREWQAQPARIMARLARAAGDAASSIGEAGAVELPGEPTGSILEIRLKDATNPSTVLPGLAEAGFFAVPGSVPVLLRSADPGLAVSVQLR, via the coding sequence ATGCTTTCCCTTGGACTGACCGGCGGCATCGCGGCTGGCAAATCACTGTTGGCCGCCCGTTTCCGTGAGCTGGGCGCGGTGCTCATCGACGCTGACCAGCTGGCCCGCGATGTGGTGGCTCCGGGCACGCCCGGGCTTGGCGCCGTTGTGCAGCATTTTGGTGCAGGGGTGCTCCTGCCTGACGGCTCCTTGGACCGCCCCAAACTCGGCGCGATCGTGTTTGGCGACGCCGCTGCCAGGGAGGCACTCAACGGAATCGTCCACCCCTTGGTGCGCGCCGCCGCCCATGATGTGAAGGCTGGCGCCGGCTCCGGCAGTATCGTTGTCCAGGACATTCCGCTCCTCGTCGAAACGGGGCAGGGCGCCAACTTCCACTTCGTGGTGGTGGTGCAGGCGTCAGAGGAAACGCGCCTGGCCCGGATGATGCGGGACAGGGGCATGAGCGAGACGGATGCGCGTGCCCGACTGGCCGCCCAGGCCACGGATGCCGAACGTGCCGCGGCGGCGGACGTGCTCATCATCAACGATGGCACGCCGGAGGAAGCCCTGGCCGAACTGGATGAACTGTGGCACACGCGCCTGCTGCCGTTCGCCGCCAACCTGGCAGCAGGCGTCCCGGCGGCCCGGGCGGCTGCTGATCCCACAAGTCATGGTCGTGAGTGGCAGGCCCAGCCAGCCCGCATCATGGCACGGCTGGCTCGTGCCGCGGGAGATGCCGCCAGCAGCATTGGCGAGGCGGGCGCCGTCGAGCTTCCCGGAGAGCCAACCGGGAGCATCTTGGAGATTCGTTTGAAGGATGCCACCAACCCGTCCACAGTGCTTCCGGGCCTGGCTGAGGCAGGATTTTTCGCAGTTCCCGGGAGCGTGCCGGTGCTGCTGCGGTCGGCCGATCCGGGCCTGGCCGTGAGCGTTCAGCTGCGTTAA
- a CDS encoding FAD-binding oxidoreductase, with translation MSLKDYSAPQPRAADIGGLAATLDGPLITAEDAGYDEARAVYNGMIDRRPFAIARCANAADVAGCIRFATEEGLELAVRGGGHNAGGFGVWDGALVIDLSAMRSVDVDAEAHTVRVDGGCTWGDVDGATVPYGMATPSGFMASTGVGGLALGGGVGYLSRRYGLTVDSLLSADVVLADGTLVTADPTSHPDLFWGLRGGGGNFGVVVSFRFACHDVGEHGTVVGGPVLYDLADAPEVMRWYRELLPTLPEELSGWIGLLTIPPAAPFPEELWGRKACAIVWCYTGPADKAAAVMAPVRDFGSPLLVGLAPMPFSALQQAFDGLYPAGLQWYWKADMFTEISDAAIDVHAKYGALLPTGHSTMHLYPIDGAAMRVDAAATAFPYRGGGWAGTIVGVDPDPANTGAITEWAKAYWDELHPTSAGGVYVNFLGQEGDDRVRSAYGANYDRLARVKAQYDPHNVFHINQNIPPAGTPTG, from the coding sequence ATGTCACTGAAGGATTATTCGGCCCCTCAACCGCGGGCTGCAGACATTGGCGGGCTGGCCGCCACCCTTGACGGGCCGCTCATCACGGCCGAAGATGCCGGCTACGACGAGGCCCGTGCCGTGTACAACGGCATGATCGACCGGAGGCCCTTCGCCATTGCACGGTGTGCCAACGCAGCCGATGTTGCCGGCTGCATCCGGTTCGCCACCGAAGAGGGCCTGGAGCTTGCCGTGCGCGGCGGCGGCCACAACGCCGGAGGGTTCGGTGTGTGGGACGGCGCGCTCGTCATCGACCTGTCGGCCATGCGCAGCGTCGATGTCGACGCCGAGGCACACACCGTCCGGGTCGACGGCGGCTGCACCTGGGGCGACGTTGACGGAGCCACGGTGCCCTACGGCATGGCCACGCCGTCGGGATTCATGGCCTCAACAGGCGTTGGCGGCTTGGCACTGGGCGGCGGCGTCGGCTACCTGTCGCGGCGGTACGGACTGACCGTGGACAGCCTGCTCAGCGCCGATGTGGTGCTGGCCGACGGCACGCTCGTAACCGCGGACCCCACCAGCCACCCGGACCTGTTCTGGGGATTGCGCGGCGGCGGCGGCAACTTTGGCGTGGTGGTTTCCTTCCGCTTCGCCTGCCACGACGTGGGAGAGCACGGGACGGTGGTGGGCGGGCCCGTGCTGTACGACCTGGCCGATGCACCCGAGGTGATGCGGTGGTACAGGGAACTGCTGCCCACTCTTCCAGAGGAACTCAGCGGCTGGATCGGGCTGCTCACCATTCCTCCCGCCGCGCCGTTCCCCGAGGAGCTGTGGGGGAGGAAGGCGTGCGCCATTGTCTGGTGCTACACCGGTCCGGCGGACAAGGCGGCCGCGGTCATGGCGCCTGTGAGGGACTTCGGTTCGCCGCTGCTTGTTGGGCTGGCCCCCATGCCCTTCTCCGCCCTGCAGCAGGCTTTTGACGGGCTGTACCCGGCCGGGCTGCAGTGGTATTGGAAGGCCGACATGTTCACCGAAATCAGTGACGCCGCCATCGACGTACACGCCAAGTACGGGGCGCTGCTGCCCACGGGGCACTCGACCATGCATCTTTACCCGATTGACGGGGCAGCGATGCGTGTCGATGCCGCCGCCACGGCATTCCCGTACCGCGGCGGCGGCTGGGCGGGGACCATTGTGGGCGTCGACCCCGACCCCGCCAATACCGGCGCCATCACGGAGTGGGCCAAGGCCTACTGGGACGAGCTGCACCCAACCTCGGCAGGGGGAGTGTACGTGAACTTCCTGGGACAGGAGGGCGATGACCGCGTCCGCAGCGCCTACGGAGCCAACTATGACCGCCTGGCCAGGGTGAAGGCACAGTACGACCCGCACAACGTGTTCCACATCAACCAAAATATTCCCCCGGCCGGCACCCCGACCGGCTGA
- a CDS encoding AAA family ATPase — MLRLYFLGEQRVSEEAASDAPSLLVGRALEILAALVVNAGRPQERERLAGLLWPESSDRQARTNLRRELHGLRQLPGVAGCIHMDGTALVWRDGPGCSADLRDFRSNSELAMHSGRNGERGGLLHHGFLAINSYTGDLLPGLYSEWVLAARESLHRECVELCDLVSAAGAVVEPGRAQAAARRRLQLEPLEEAGYQKLMELQSAAGDAAAAVRTYHRCSATLEQELGVAPGPRTRALARSLLGFIPVPRPAGGRAVMTLLPGVRTTRPVGREDQLSQLQQRWERACAGNPGLVLVTGDAGVGKTRLLATLLAAATAGNAVTAYARCFDGAGSVPLSPVASWLGNAPFRTFDGGGASRRRGDAGGPAPGRSAGSSSEGNAGVVAEPQVPHYWAGAALADAWRRRAFHEDLARTVLAPSRPTLLILDDLQWCDEETLDWLAVLFALAADAPVLVAAAARVDEPAANTGPADSLNALRNGGWVQELALPPLNATHTAELAASILDRDLSEDEVALLHAATGGYPLHVVETARGMGGATLTEVLAGGAAGAGVLSRRFEQCSPQARDAASLASAIGRGFNLGTLALAWPGSEQSLVRAVDELWRRRILREQHGGYDFSHDLLRDCAYGLVSPPQRWLLHKALARALEAQHPDNRDAVAAQLAEHYCRAGDADKAVAYFVQAGDAATRMFANARAVANYQAALNLLAVQDHPESTSNRELDVLLHLPQPLTALRGYSSPKLRKTLERIVELAEAAGRPRVVASALIGLFAAAFVQGHTQEAHMLATRALGLAHTVPELEGQANFAVAGAATSLGRNDEALVHFRLAFGQTPDGQSYILGTRIEVHARAWAAHAHWLAGDDDLALDCSAEAVDRATRAGHPYSLAVALAFRAVLLQLRTDRGDGAAGERERIAILAAELEELCARHNFAYYGHWGTILRGWAIGGREGVDAIRVGIGRLQASQAFARMPYWHSLLAQALLECGRREEAVAVFNGAESAAIQRDDLWWLPEILRQRALLANPAAARILLDRAELLAVAQQSPMLAARVRNTAANARRTPRS; from the coding sequence GTGTTGCGGCTCTACTTTTTGGGCGAGCAGCGTGTCAGCGAAGAAGCGGCGTCGGATGCGCCGTCACTCCTTGTTGGCCGTGCCCTGGAAATTTTGGCCGCCCTGGTGGTGAATGCCGGCAGGCCGCAGGAGCGCGAACGGCTCGCCGGTCTCTTGTGGCCCGAGTCCAGCGACCGGCAGGCCAGGACGAATTTGCGACGGGAACTGCACGGCCTGAGGCAGCTGCCCGGCGTCGCCGGCTGCATCCACATGGACGGCACGGCGCTTGTCTGGCGGGACGGGCCGGGCTGCAGCGCCGACCTGCGCGACTTTCGTAGCAACAGCGAGCTGGCCATGCACTCCGGGAGGAACGGGGAACGCGGCGGACTGCTGCACCACGGCTTCCTCGCCATCAATTCCTACACCGGAGACTTGCTGCCGGGGCTTTACTCCGAGTGGGTCCTGGCTGCCCGCGAGTCACTGCACCGCGAGTGCGTGGAGCTCTGCGACCTGGTGTCCGCAGCTGGTGCCGTAGTGGAACCGGGTCGCGCCCAGGCGGCGGCACGCCGTCGCCTGCAGCTGGAACCGCTGGAAGAAGCGGGCTACCAAAAACTCATGGAGCTGCAATCGGCGGCGGGGGATGCCGCAGCTGCCGTGCGAACCTATCACCGGTGCTCGGCCACACTCGAACAGGAACTGGGCGTGGCGCCCGGACCGCGCACGCGCGCGCTGGCCCGCAGCCTCCTGGGTTTCATCCCGGTGCCGAGGCCCGCAGGCGGCCGGGCCGTCATGACCCTGCTGCCCGGTGTCCGGACAACACGCCCCGTCGGGAGGGAGGACCAGCTTTCGCAACTTCAGCAGCGGTGGGAGCGTGCCTGCGCCGGCAATCCCGGGCTGGTGCTGGTCACTGGCGATGCCGGTGTCGGCAAGACCCGCCTGCTGGCAACACTGTTGGCCGCGGCAACTGCCGGGAACGCCGTCACCGCGTACGCCCGCTGCTTCGACGGGGCCGGCAGCGTCCCGTTGTCCCCGGTTGCGTCATGGCTGGGGAACGCACCCTTCCGGACTTTCGACGGCGGAGGTGCCTCTCGCCGGCGCGGTGACGCCGGCGGCCCGGCACCGGGGCGCAGCGCCGGTTCCTCCTCCGAGGGCAACGCCGGCGTGGTGGCGGAACCCCAGGTGCCCCACTACTGGGCAGGGGCGGCCCTGGCCGATGCATGGCGGCGCCGGGCCTTCCATGAGGACCTCGCCCGGACCGTCCTGGCCCCGTCGCGGCCCACCCTCCTGATCTTGGACGACCTGCAGTGGTGCGACGAGGAAACGCTGGACTGGCTCGCGGTGCTGTTCGCGCTGGCCGCGGACGCACCTGTGCTGGTCGCGGCCGCGGCACGGGTTGACGAGCCTGCGGCCAACACCGGACCGGCAGATTCCCTGAACGCCTTGCGCAACGGGGGGTGGGTCCAGGAATTGGCGCTCCCTCCCCTGAATGCCACACACACCGCCGAACTGGCTGCGTCCATACTTGACAGGGACCTGTCAGAAGACGAGGTGGCCCTGCTGCACGCCGCGACCGGGGGCTACCCGCTCCATGTTGTTGAGACGGCACGGGGCATGGGCGGCGCCACCCTGACTGAGGTGCTCGCCGGTGGTGCAGCTGGGGCAGGAGTGCTGAGCCGCCGCTTTGAGCAATGTTCCCCGCAGGCACGGGACGCAGCCTCTCTGGCGTCGGCGATTGGCCGTGGGTTTAACCTCGGCACGCTGGCACTTGCCTGGCCCGGCAGTGAACAATCCCTGGTGCGCGCCGTCGATGAGTTGTGGCGCCGGCGCATCCTGAGGGAGCAGCATGGCGGCTACGACTTCAGCCACGACCTGCTGCGCGACTGCGCCTATGGCCTGGTCTCGCCGCCGCAGCGCTGGCTGCTCCACAAGGCACTGGCCCGCGCACTGGAAGCCCAGCACCCCGACAACAGGGACGCCGTGGCGGCCCAGCTGGCGGAACATTACTGCAGGGCCGGGGACGCTGACAAGGCGGTGGCATATTTTGTCCAGGCCGGGGACGCCGCGACACGCATGTTCGCCAATGCCCGGGCCGTTGCCAATTATCAGGCCGCCCTGAACCTGCTCGCGGTGCAAGACCACCCTGAGTCCACCTCGAACAGAGAACTGGACGTACTGCTGCACCTGCCCCAACCGCTGACAGCACTGCGCGGCTATTCGTCGCCAAAACTGCGCAAGACCTTGGAGCGCATCGTTGAACTGGCCGAGGCGGCGGGCCGTCCCCGGGTGGTGGCCTCCGCCCTCATCGGCCTTTTCGCCGCCGCGTTCGTGCAAGGCCATACGCAGGAGGCCCATATGCTCGCCACCCGGGCACTGGGGCTCGCCCACACCGTCCCCGAGCTCGAGGGACAGGCAAATTTTGCCGTCGCCGGTGCCGCGACAAGCCTGGGTCGCAACGATGAGGCCCTGGTGCATTTCAGGCTCGCGTTTGGCCAGACGCCCGATGGCCAGTCATACATCCTCGGCACCCGCATCGAGGTGCATGCCCGGGCCTGGGCCGCCCATGCGCATTGGCTGGCAGGGGACGACGACCTCGCCCTCGACTGCTCAGCGGAGGCTGTGGATCGCGCCACCAGGGCCGGGCACCCCTACAGCCTGGCAGTGGCGCTTGCCTTCCGGGCCGTGCTGCTGCAGTTGCGCACGGACCGCGGGGACGGTGCGGCAGGGGAGAGGGAGCGCATTGCCATCCTTGCTGCGGAACTCGAGGAGCTGTGCGCGCGCCACAACTTTGCTTACTACGGGCATTGGGGAACCATCCTGCGGGGCTGGGCCATTGGCGGGCGGGAGGGTGTTGATGCGATTCGGGTAGGAATCGGGCGGCTGCAGGCCTCCCAGGCCTTTGCGCGCATGCCGTACTGGCACAGCCTGCTGGCGCAGGCCCTGCTCGAGTGCGGCCGCCGGGAGGAGGCCGTGGCCGTGTTCAACGGTGCCGAATCCGCTGCCATCCAGCGCGACGACCTGTGGTGGCTGCCGGAGATCCTGCGACAGCGCGCGCTGCTGGCAAATCCTGCTGCCGCCAGAATTCTGCTGGACCGGGCAGAGTTGCTGGCCGTGGCACAGCAGAGCCCCATGCTGGCCGCACGAGTGCGCAACACGGCGGCGAACGCGAGGCGAACGCCGCGGTCCTAG
- a CDS encoding YigZ family protein, which yields MISQATPGPNTYTALAAGPDFRHELTIKRSRFITVLRRVEEAATARKLVTELRKEFYDARHHCSAFVIGPDRGVQRSNDDGEPSGTAGIPMLDALLKRETRPAALTAGGAADLSDVCAVVVRYFGGILLGAGGLVRAYSESVSAALDAAPLVRRDRLQRFVVAVPHAEAGRLENELRSSGYVMTGNDYDAVNTQVGLALPDNEHAITAAGERLASLTAGRCTLAAAGTEWVDTRLRAVS from the coding sequence ATGATTTCCCAAGCGACGCCCGGCCCCAACACGTACACCGCACTCGCCGCCGGGCCCGATTTCCGCCACGAGCTCACCATCAAACGCTCCCGTTTCATCACGGTGCTGCGCCGGGTCGAGGAGGCAGCGACCGCACGCAAACTCGTGACTGAGCTGCGGAAGGAATTCTACGACGCACGGCACCACTGCTCGGCCTTCGTGATCGGCCCGGACCGCGGGGTGCAGCGCTCCAATGACGACGGCGAGCCATCAGGCACGGCCGGGATCCCGATGCTGGACGCACTCTTGAAACGCGAAACTCGTCCCGCAGCCCTCACAGCGGGAGGGGCCGCTGACCTCAGTGACGTGTGCGCCGTCGTCGTGCGTTATTTTGGCGGCATCCTACTGGGGGCGGGTGGACTGGTGCGGGCCTACTCGGAATCCGTCAGTGCGGCCCTGGACGCCGCGCCGCTCGTGCGCCGGGACAGGCTGCAGCGTTTCGTTGTTGCGGTGCCGCATGCGGAGGCCGGGCGGCTGGAAAATGAGCTGCGCAGCTCTGGATACGTCATGACCGGCAATGACTACGATGCCGTCAACACCCAGGTGGGGCTGGCCCTCCCCGACAACGAACACGCGATCACCGCCGCCGGGGAACGGCTGGCCTCACTCACGGCCGGCCGCTGCACACTGGCCGCGGCCGGCACCGAGTGGGTTGACACGCGACTGCGCGCGGTGTCCTGA
- a CDS encoding DUF805 domain-containing protein: protein MSYPEQNPQEPKVLPGYFSPAAAPPQAEQAPAAPAAPPYPPVPQPEAQYQPAYLFGNVQPNGQPQQYGQQQGQPSALSQPLYPASFLESMGRFYGKYATFSGRASRSEFWWVQLFMAGLFFVGAMFNAVTGADWVAGVYVMFVLGSIVPYIALTFRRLHDANFSGALGALWLVPYVGFLIVGILALMPSNPQGTRFEKVLVRPAPYGQQRY from the coding sequence ATGTCCTATCCGGAACAAAATCCGCAGGAACCCAAGGTGCTGCCGGGTTATTTCAGCCCCGCAGCGGCACCACCCCAGGCCGAACAGGCACCGGCCGCTCCAGCGGCGCCGCCGTACCCGCCTGTTCCGCAGCCCGAGGCGCAGTACCAGCCGGCGTACCTGTTCGGCAACGTCCAGCCCAACGGGCAGCCGCAGCAGTACGGGCAGCAGCAGGGCCAGCCCAGTGCACTGTCCCAGCCTCTCTACCCGGCCTCATTCCTGGAGTCCATGGGCCGCTTCTACGGCAAGTACGCCACATTCAGTGGCAGGGCGAGCCGCAGCGAGTTCTGGTGGGTCCAGTTGTTCATGGCGGGGCTGTTCTTCGTCGGTGCCATGTTCAACGCCGTGACCGGTGCCGACTGGGTTGCGGGAGTGTATGTGATGTTCGTGCTCGGCAGCATCGTGCCCTACATTGCCCTGACCTTCCGTCGGCTGCACGATGCCAACTTCAGCGGTGCCCTGGGTGCACTGTGGCTGGTGCCGTATGTGGGATTCCTGATCGTGGGCATCCTGGCGCTCATGCCCAGCAACCCGCAGGGCACCCGATTTGAGAAGGTCCTTGTGAGACCGGCACCTTACGGGCAGCAGCGATACTAG
- the rpsA gene encoding 30S ribosomal protein S1, whose amino-acid sequence MTITTPEKTSTPVVAINDIGTAEEFLAAVDATIKYFNDGDLVEGIVVKVDRDEVLLDIGYKTEGVIPSRELSIKHDVDPGDVVAVGDQVEALVLTKEDKEGRLILSKKRAQYERAWGDIEKVKEEDGVVTGTVIEVVKGGLILDIGLRGFLPASLVEMRRVRDLAPYIGQQIEAKIIELDKNRNNVVLSRRAWLEQTQSEVRSTFLNKLEKGQVRPGVVSSIVNFGAFVDLGGVDGLVHVSELSWKHIDHPSEVVEVGQEVTVEVLEVDLDRERVSLSLKATQEDPWQTFARTHALGQVVPGKVTKLVPFGAFVRVEDGIEGLVHISELAVRHVELAEQVVSVGDELFVKVIDIDLERRRISLSLKQANEGVDVDSTEFDPALYGMVAEYDEEGNYKYPEGFDPESNEWLEGYENQRAVWEQQYADAQTRWEAHKKQVAEHAADDAAADNAGEGGESAGTSYSSEPVATDSGAGTLASDEALAALREKLTGN is encoded by the coding sequence ATGACCATCACCACCCCCGAGAAGACGAGTACTCCTGTTGTCGCAATCAACGACATTGGTACTGCTGAAGAATTTCTCGCCGCTGTAGATGCAACCATCAAGTACTTCAACGACGGCGACCTCGTCGAAGGTATTGTTGTCAAGGTTGACCGCGACGAAGTTCTGCTCGACATCGGTTACAAGACCGAAGGTGTCATCCCCTCCCGCGAGCTGTCCATCAAGCACGACGTTGATCCCGGTGACGTTGTCGCCGTTGGCGATCAGGTCGAAGCCTTGGTCCTCACGAAGGAAGATAAAGAAGGCCGACTGATCCTCTCCAAGAAGCGCGCGCAGTACGAGCGTGCCTGGGGCGACATCGAGAAGGTCAAGGAAGAAGACGGCGTCGTTACCGGTACCGTCATCGAAGTGGTCAAGGGTGGTCTTATCCTCGACATCGGCCTGCGCGGCTTCCTGCCCGCATCGCTCGTCGAGATGCGCCGTGTGCGCGACCTGGCTCCCTACATCGGTCAGCAGATCGAAGCCAAGATCATCGAGCTGGACAAGAACCGCAACAACGTTGTGCTGTCCCGCCGTGCCTGGCTCGAGCAGACCCAGTCCGAGGTTCGCTCCACGTTCCTCAACAAGCTGGAAAAGGGCCAGGTTCGTCCCGGCGTTGTTTCCTCCATCGTCAACTTCGGTGCATTCGTTGACCTGGGCGGCGTAGACGGCCTCGTACACGTTTCCGAGCTGTCCTGGAAGCACATCGACCACCCGTCCGAGGTTGTCGAAGTTGGCCAGGAAGTCACCGTCGAGGTGCTCGAAGTGGATCTGGACCGCGAGCGTGTATCGCTCTCGCTCAAGGCTACGCAGGAAGACCCGTGGCAGACCTTCGCCCGCACCCACGCCCTCGGGCAGGTTGTACCGGGTAAGGTCACCAAGCTGGTTCCGTTCGGCGCGTTCGTTCGCGTTGAAGACGGCATCGAAGGCCTGGTTCACATCTCCGAGCTGGCAGTGCGCCACGTTGAGCTGGCCGAGCAGGTTGTCTCCGTTGGTGACGAACTGTTCGTCAAGGTCATCGACATCGACCTGGAACGCCGCCGCATCTCGCTGTCCCTCAAGCAGGCCAACGAGGGTGTCGACGTCGACTCCACCGAGTTCGATCCCGCACTCTACGGCATGGTTGCCGAGTACGACGAAGAGGGCAACTACAAGTACCCCGAGGGCTTCGACCCCGAGTCGAACGAATGGCTCGAGGGCTACGAGAACCAGCGCGCCGTTTGGGAGCAGCAGTACGCTGACGCCCAGACCCGCTGGGAAGCACACAAGAAGCAGGTTGCCGAGCACGCTGCAGACGATGCAGCTGCCGACAACGCCGGTGAAGGTGGCGAGTCCGCAGGGACTTCCTACTCCTCCGAGCCTGTTGCCACCGATTCAGGCGCCGGTACGCTGGCATCTGACGAGGCACTCGCCGCTCTGCGTGAGAAGCTGACCGGAAACTAA